TCATCGCCGCAGATACATCGGTCAGCCGCGATCGCTTCGAGGACAAGCCGCTCGTTAAAGGAACTGTGAAAGACGCTGTCAATGACCCGGAAGGGCTTATCGATCGAGCAGTGCAACGCGCCGAAGCCGGCGAAACCGGCGTCGTCGAGATCGGCGGCACTGACACCGAAACCGAGACTGCGGACGCAAAGGAAGCCGAGGCTACTACGGACTCGGGAAACGAAGAGCCGACTGAGCAGCTCGGCGGAGATCCATCGAAGGGCCTCTTCGCCCGTTTGAAGAGGTTGCTATCATGACACAGGTGGACCGATTCAGGACGAAAACTGGAGCCGAATCGGAGAGCGGGTGGGATCGATGACCGACGTACGTCCCATCTTAGACGCCCTCGTAGAGGTGACGCCAACCGTCCGCGAGGAGCTGCGAACGGCCTCCAGGGAGGGAGAGACCGAAACGGAGAACCCCAGCGGCGACGCCCAATCGGCCGCCGACGTAGTGATTGATCGTCGGTTTCATGACCGACTGACCTCACTCGACGCTGTCGGTGCGTTCGCCAGCGAGGAGCGTGAAACCGTCGAAGACGTCGGCGAAGGGTTCAGTGTTGCTATCGACCCGCTCGACGGGTCGTCGAATCTACGATCGAACAACATCGTCGGAACGGTAGTTGGAGTATACGATGCCTCGCTCCCGGCTAGCGGCCGCGACCTGATCGCCAGCGCCTTCCTCCTGTACGGACCGCTGACAACGATGACAGCCGCCGTAGACGGCGAAGTAACTCGATACACGATCGATGGCGGTGAAATAGTCGACACCACCCC
This region of Natrinema amylolyticum genomic DNA includes:
- a CDS encoding class 1 fructose-bisphosphatase — translated: MTDVRPILDALVEVTPTVREELRTASREGETETENPSGDAQSAADVVIDRRFHDRLTSLDAVGAFASEERETVEDVGEGFSVAIDPLDGSSNLRSNNIVGTVVGVYDASLPASGRDLIASAFLLYGPLTTMTAAVDGEVTRYTIDGGEIVDTTPVVFPDEDGICGFAGATSEWPNLIREFWGNLNYEYKLRYTGAMVGDIDHLLVEGGLLGYPERESSPNGNLRLQYEANPMAHLVETAGGRSTTGLGSSLDVDPEELHQHVPAYFGSTDLIGRLEDVIEQTPE
- a CDS encoding PTS fructose transporter subunit IIB, with translation MKLVAVTSCPTGIAHSQMAAENLETTAEERGHDIKVEVQGAMGAENELTDNEIAAADAVIIAADTSVSRDRFEDKPLVKGTVKDAVNDPEGLIDRAVQRAEAGETGVVEIGGTDTETETADAKEAEATTDSGNEEPTEQLGGDPSKGLFARLKRLLS